Proteins encoded within one genomic window of Myxococcaceae bacterium JPH2:
- a CDS encoding right-handed parallel beta-helix repeat-containing protein, whose amino-acid sequence MTRRRGWAGRWWTTVMAGWGGLLLACGQEPPPRESPPEMAWATQAQRVEPGDAEDIFRSRCPTTVPPPRSETLFVANTGTHHEDSPLGSLDNPFTTITAAVKAARPGSIIQVSPGTYPEQVTITPDIAKAGTATAPIILRGATSARPVIVPGPGRVVGSLLMVSLPYWIVESFEVDVRGNPSFAALFEGSTYCSQLINSHLHGGRTGSGVVVNRASNLLIGGTEIHDFWKVGQDSHGVTAKGTSSDVFVVRNNIHDVAGDSVQCQEANGRPAGLYIERNELHDAGENAVDVKGCDVVAIRKNTIHDFPNLALFPWQANTSAAEAVLIHEDATNVSIVGNVISHAGRGVSVGGMAATDHPAGVMIQDNTISDIFNYANRFNGQGIRIVKASGVIVTGNTIERTADAGLRLAADEPLVVSGLAVFNNTLRDMGFFVMLGRTEHHPNLQMDRNRYEGPSGRFVAAGLLYQGDFPVWQAKLAPQGLELNSVRVP is encoded by the coding sequence ATGACGCGGCGGCGAGGATGGGCGGGGCGCTGGTGGACGACGGTGATGGCGGGGTGGGGAGGACTCCTCCTGGCCTGCGGTCAGGAGCCTCCCCCGCGCGAATCACCGCCGGAGATGGCCTGGGCGACCCAAGCACAGCGCGTGGAGCCCGGGGACGCGGAGGACATCTTTCGCTCGCGCTGTCCAACGACGGTTCCTCCGCCTCGGTCCGAGACGCTCTTCGTCGCGAACACGGGCACGCACCACGAGGACAGTCCCCTCGGCTCGCTCGACAACCCCTTCACGACCATCACCGCCGCCGTGAAGGCCGCTCGCCCCGGGAGCATCATCCAGGTGAGTCCGGGCACCTATCCCGAGCAGGTCACCATCACCCCCGACATCGCCAAGGCGGGAACGGCCACGGCGCCCATCATCCTCCGGGGCGCGACCTCCGCGCGTCCGGTCATCGTCCCGGGACCCGGGCGCGTGGTGGGCAGTCTGTTGATGGTGAGCCTGCCGTACTGGATCGTCGAGTCGTTCGAGGTGGATGTCCGCGGCAATCCGTCGTTCGCGGCGCTCTTCGAGGGCAGCACCTACTGCTCGCAGCTCATCAACTCGCACTTGCACGGCGGCAGGACGGGCAGCGGCGTGGTCGTGAATCGCGCGTCCAACCTGCTCATTGGCGGCACCGAGATCCACGACTTCTGGAAGGTGGGGCAGGACTCCCACGGCGTGACCGCGAAGGGCACGTCGAGCGACGTGTTCGTGGTGCGCAACAACATCCATGACGTGGCGGGGGACTCCGTGCAGTGCCAGGAGGCGAATGGCCGGCCGGCTGGCCTCTACATCGAGCGCAACGAGCTGCACGACGCGGGCGAGAACGCGGTCGACGTGAAGGGCTGCGATGTCGTGGCGATCCGGAAGAACACCATCCATGACTTCCCGAACCTGGCCTTGTTCCCCTGGCAAGCGAACACGTCCGCCGCCGAGGCGGTGCTCATCCACGAGGACGCGACGAACGTCTCGATCGTCGGCAACGTCATCTCCCACGCGGGCCGAGGGGTCTCCGTGGGAGGCATGGCGGCGACGGACCACCCCGCGGGGGTGATGATCCAGGACAACACCATCAGCGACATCTTCAACTACGCCAACCGCTTCAACGGGCAGGGCATCCGCATCGTCAAGGCGAGCGGGGTCATCGTCACGGGCAACACCATCGAGCGCACCGCGGACGCGGGCCTGCGGCTGGCCGCGGATGAACCGCTCGTCGTGAGCGGGCTCGCGGTCTTCAACAACACCCTGCGCGACATGGGGTTCTTCGTCATGTTGGGGCGCACCGAGCACCATCCCAACCTGCAGATGGACCGGAACCGGTACGAGGGACCGAGCGGCAGGTTCGTCGCCGCGGGGTTGCTGTACCAGGG